Proteins encoded together in one Micromonospora auratinigra window:
- a CDS encoding AfsR/SARP family transcriptional regulator codes for MEISFALLGTVQATVDGADLTLDVAMLRAVLAALLLAGGQRLTSNRLSQALWAAPPRSAASNLRTYLARVRAALRAVSPGLAGRLVTVPDGGGYLLTLAPGELDARVFGDLARRGQAHLLAGEHAVAAALLHDALALWRGPAGQDIAVTGTLRQQLTDLDEQRVIATEDYVEARLALGATSGLLPEIRALVLEHPLRDRPWEQLMRALYRAGDPAGALDAYQSARRRFSDALGIEPSRRLQHLQGAILRRDDVLIARPALP; via the coding sequence ATGGAGATCAGCTTTGCCCTGCTGGGCACGGTGCAGGCGACCGTGGACGGCGCCGACCTGACCCTGGACGTCGCCATGCTCCGGGCGGTACTCGCCGCGCTGCTCCTCGCGGGCGGGCAGCGACTCACCAGCAACCGGCTGAGCCAGGCGCTGTGGGCCGCGCCGCCGCGATCCGCGGCGTCGAACCTGCGCACCTACCTGGCCCGGGTACGGGCCGCGCTGCGCGCCGTCAGCCCCGGGTTGGCGGGCCGCCTGGTCACCGTTCCCGACGGCGGCGGTTACCTGCTCACCCTCGCCCCCGGAGAGCTCGACGCCCGCGTCTTCGGTGATCTCGCCCGCCGCGGGCAGGCTCATCTGCTGGCCGGCGAGCACGCCGTGGCGGCGGCGCTGCTGCACGACGCCCTGGCACTCTGGCGCGGACCCGCGGGGCAGGACATCGCGGTCACCGGCACCCTCCGGCAGCAGCTCACCGACCTCGACGAACAGCGCGTCATCGCCACCGAGGACTACGTCGAGGCGCGCCTCGCCCTCGGCGCCACCAGTGGCCTGCTACCCGAGATCCGGGCGCTCGTGCTCGAACACCCGCTGCGCGACCGCCCCTGGGAGCAACTGATGCGGGCGTTGTACCGCGCCGGTGACCCGGCCGGGGCGCTGGACGCCTACCAGAGCGCCCGGCGGCGATTCAGCGACGCGCTCGGCATCGAGCCGTCCCGACGCCTGCAACACCTGCAGGGCGCGATCCTGCGCCGCGACGACGTCCTCATCGCCCGGCCCGCGCTGCCCTGA
- a CDS encoding DAK2 domain-containing protein, whose amino-acid sequence MLDTLDAAAVRRWCASGLATLQRHQGEIDDLNVYPVPDGDTGTNLVLTLTSAHQALAMDLGTLPDDGHTPHGHALRLMARGALLGARGNSGVILSQILRGFADALAAAPAVRGRQLATALADATTAAYAAVAHPVEGTLLSVVAAAARAADGADSDDLRAVARAAAEGAARALARTPEQLPALARAGVVDAGGRGLCLLLDALVEVVTGESPPPVAAPAPPRPPVTAVRETGSSAYAYEVQYLLDAGDEAVARLRGELDALGDSLVVVGDGETWNVHVHVNDVGAAIEAGVVAGRPHRITVTRFADQTAAAAAAPPRVSDGRAAVVVATGAGIAELFGAEGATVVPANPSTGELLDAVRATGAARVVVLPNDPNTQSVASAAAKEAHRLGIKVSVVPTRSPVQALAALAVRDPKRRFEDDVIAMAEAAGACRYAEVCHASREALTVAGPCRPGDVLALVEGEVHLIGADLLDTCTAVIDRMLGGGGELVTLLCGADAPDGLADRVRAHVERAWPFVEVQAYEGGQPHYPLLLGVE is encoded by the coding sequence GTGCTGGACACCCTCGACGCCGCCGCGGTGCGCCGCTGGTGCGCGAGCGGGCTGGCCACCCTGCAACGGCACCAGGGCGAGATCGACGACCTCAACGTCTACCCGGTGCCGGACGGTGACACCGGCACCAACCTGGTGCTCACCCTCACCTCCGCCCACCAGGCGCTCGCCATGGACCTGGGCACCCTCCCCGACGACGGGCACACCCCGCACGGGCACGCGCTGCGGCTGATGGCCCGGGGCGCGCTGCTCGGCGCGCGGGGCAACTCGGGGGTCATCCTGTCGCAGATCCTGCGCGGGTTCGCCGACGCGCTGGCCGCCGCCCCGGCGGTGCGCGGCCGGCAGTTGGCCACCGCGCTGGCCGACGCGACCACCGCCGCGTACGCCGCGGTCGCCCATCCGGTCGAGGGCACCCTGCTCAGCGTAGTCGCCGCGGCGGCCCGCGCGGCCGACGGGGCGGACAGCGACGACCTGCGGGCGGTGGCCCGGGCCGCCGCCGAGGGCGCGGCGCGCGCCCTGGCGCGTACCCCCGAGCAGTTGCCGGCGCTGGCCCGCGCGGGCGTCGTCGACGCCGGCGGTCGCGGTCTCTGCCTCCTGCTGGACGCGTTGGTCGAGGTGGTCACCGGGGAGAGCCCGCCGCCGGTCGCGGCGCCGGCGCCGCCGCGGCCGCCGGTCACCGCCGTCCGGGAGACCGGTTCCTCCGCGTACGCCTACGAGGTGCAGTACCTGCTCGACGCGGGCGACGAGGCGGTGGCCCGGCTGCGCGGCGAGCTGGACGCGCTCGGCGACTCCCTCGTGGTGGTCGGCGACGGCGAGACGTGGAACGTGCACGTGCACGTCAACGACGTCGGCGCGGCGATCGAGGCGGGGGTGGTGGCCGGCCGCCCGCACCGGATCACGGTGACCCGCTTCGCCGACCAGACGGCCGCGGCGGCCGCCGCGCCGCCCCGGGTGTCCGACGGTCGGGCGGCCGTGGTGGTGGCCACCGGCGCCGGCATCGCCGAGCTGTTCGGTGCCGAGGGCGCGACGGTGGTGCCGGCGAACCCGTCCACCGGCGAGCTGCTCGACGCCGTCCGCGCCACCGGGGCGGCCCGGGTGGTGGTGCTGCCCAACGACCCGAACACCCAGTCCGTGGCGAGCGCGGCGGCCAAGGAGGCGCACCGGCTCGGCATCAAGGTCAGCGTGGTGCCGACCCGCTCGCCGGTGCAGGCCCTCGCGGCGCTGGCCGTCCGCGACCCGAAGCGGCGCTTCGAGGACGACGTCATCGCGATGGCCGAGGCGGCCGGCGCCTGCCGGTACGCCGAGGTCTGCCACGCCAGCCGGGAGGCGCTCACCGTGGCCGGGCCGTGCCGGCCGGGCGACGTGCTGGCCCTGGTCGAGGGCGAGGTGCACCTGATCGGCGCGGACCTGCTCGACACCTGCACCGCGGTGATCGACCGGATGCTCGGCGGCGGCGGCGAACTGGTCACCCTGCTCTGCGGGGCGGACGCCCCGGACGGGCTGGCCGACAGGGTCCGCGCGCACGTCGAGCGCGCCTGGCCGTTCGTCGAGGTGCAGGCGTACGAGGGCGGCCAGCCGCACTACCCGCTCCTGCTGGGGGTCGAATGA
- the recG gene encoding ATP-dependent DNA helicase RecG — protein sequence MTSEPTTVDTPLKKLVGERTAKALASHLDLHTAGDLIYHFPRRYDERGEHTDIRSLDVGEQVTVLAQVQRTAVRPMRQRRGNLLEVTVGDGSGGVLTLTFFGNQAWRERDLRPGRWGLFAGKVTEFRGKRQLNGPEYVLLGEGGDGEAAANEEVEEFAGALIPVYPAAAAVPTWVIARCVRVVLDTFTPPDDPLPATVRATRNLVDIGAALREIHRPTTKEALYKARRRLKWDEAFAVQLTLVQRKHRAAARPAKARPAKAGGLLDAFDARLPYELTPGQQTVGREVAADLATAHPMHRLLQGEVGSGKTVVALRAMLQVVDAGGQAALLAPTEVLAAQHYRGVLELLGPLARAGELGAADDATRVELVTGSLGAAARRRALAEVAEGRAGIVLGTHALLYEGVDFHDLGLVVVDEQHRFGVEQRDALRSKADQPPHVLVMTATPIPRTVAMTVYGDLEVSTLSQLPQGRSPIASHVVPAAEKPAFLDRAWRRVREEVSAGHQAYVVCPRIGEGPVSDEEPPREDDNGRRPPLAVTEVAPLLAEGPLHGLRIGVLHGRLPADEKDAVMRAFAAGDLDVLVATTVIEVGVNVPNATVMIVLDADRFGVSQLHQLRGRVGRGSAAGLCLLVTEAMEGSSSRERLDAVASTTDGFKLAELDLEQRREGDVLGATQSGRRSHLRLLSLLRDTDLIRDARAEAIELVEEDPELARHPALAASVAALVDEERAEYLEKG from the coding sequence ATGACGAGCGAGCCGACCACGGTGGACACCCCGCTGAAGAAGCTGGTGGGGGAGCGTACGGCGAAGGCGCTGGCGAGCCACCTCGACCTGCACACCGCCGGTGACCTGATCTACCACTTCCCGCGCCGCTACGACGAGCGCGGCGAGCACACCGACATCCGCTCGCTGGACGTGGGGGAGCAGGTCACCGTGCTGGCCCAGGTGCAGCGCACCGCCGTGCGGCCGATGCGCCAGCGGCGCGGCAACCTGCTGGAGGTGACCGTCGGCGACGGCTCCGGCGGGGTGCTCACCCTCACCTTCTTCGGCAACCAGGCCTGGCGCGAGCGCGACCTGCGTCCCGGCCGGTGGGGGCTGTTCGCCGGCAAGGTCACCGAGTTCCGGGGCAAGCGGCAGCTCAACGGCCCGGAGTACGTGCTGCTCGGCGAGGGCGGCGACGGCGAGGCGGCGGCCAACGAGGAGGTCGAGGAGTTCGCCGGGGCGCTGATCCCGGTCTACCCCGCCGCGGCGGCGGTGCCGACCTGGGTGATCGCCCGCTGCGTGCGGGTGGTGCTGGACACCTTCACCCCGCCCGACGATCCGCTGCCGGCCACCGTGCGGGCCACTCGCAACCTGGTCGACATCGGTGCGGCGCTGCGCGAGATCCACCGGCCCACCACGAAGGAGGCGCTCTACAAGGCCCGCCGCCGGCTCAAGTGGGACGAGGCGTTCGCGGTGCAGCTCACCCTGGTGCAGCGCAAGCACCGGGCCGCCGCCCGGCCGGCGAAGGCCCGCCCGGCGAAGGCCGGTGGCCTGCTGGACGCGTTCGACGCCCGGCTGCCGTACGAGCTGACCCCCGGCCAGCAGACCGTCGGGCGGGAGGTCGCCGCCGATCTGGCCACCGCCCATCCGATGCACCGGCTGCTCCAGGGCGAGGTGGGCTCGGGCAAGACCGTGGTGGCGCTGCGCGCCATGCTCCAGGTGGTCGACGCGGGCGGGCAGGCGGCCCTGCTCGCCCCCACCGAGGTGCTCGCCGCCCAGCACTACCGGGGCGTGCTGGAGCTGCTCGGCCCGCTCGCCCGGGCCGGCGAGCTGGGCGCGGCCGACGACGCCACCCGGGTCGAGCTGGTCACCGGCTCGCTCGGCGCGGCGGCCCGGCGGCGGGCGCTCGCCGAGGTCGCCGAGGGACGGGCCGGCATCGTGCTCGGCACCCACGCCCTGCTCTACGAGGGGGTCGACTTCCACGACCTCGGCCTGGTGGTCGTCGACGAGCAGCACCGCTTCGGCGTCGAGCAGCGCGACGCGCTGCGGTCCAAGGCCGACCAGCCGCCGCACGTGCTGGTGATGACCGCCACGCCGATCCCGCGTACGGTCGCCATGACCGTCTACGGCGACCTGGAGGTGTCCACCCTCTCCCAGTTGCCGCAGGGCCGCTCGCCGATCGCCTCGCACGTGGTGCCGGCCGCCGAGAAGCCGGCCTTCCTGGACCGGGCCTGGCGCCGGGTGCGCGAGGAGGTGTCCGCCGGCCACCAGGCGTACGTGGTCTGCCCGCGGATCGGTGAGGGGCCGGTCTCCGACGAGGAGCCCCCGCGCGAGGACGACAACGGCCGCCGGCCGCCGCTGGCGGTCACCGAGGTGGCGCCGCTGCTCGCCGAGGGACCGCTGCACGGGCTGCGGATCGGCGTGCTGCACGGGCGGCTGCCGGCCGACGAGAAGGACGCGGTGATGCGCGCCTTCGCCGCCGGTGACCTGGACGTGCTGGTCGCCACCACGGTGATCGAGGTGGGCGTCAACGTGCCCAACGCGACCGTGATGATCGTGCTGGACGCCGACCGGTTCGGTGTCTCCCAGCTGCACCAGCTGCGCGGCCGGGTCGGTCGGGGCAGCGCGGCGGGCCTCTGCCTGCTGGTCACCGAGGCGATGGAGGGCTCGTCGTCCCGGGAACGCCTGGACGCGGTCGCCTCCACCACCGACGGCTTCAAACTGGCCGAACTCGACCTGGAACAGCGTCGGGAGGGCGACGTGCTGGGCGCGACCCAGTCCGGTCGTCGCTCCCACCTTCGGCTGTTGTCGCTGCTGCGCGACACCGACCTGATCCGGGACGCCCGGGCCGAGGCGATCGAGCTGGTCGAGGAGGATCCGGAGCTGGCGCGGCACCCGGCGCTGGCCGCCTCGGTGGCCGCCCTGGTCGACGAGGAGCGGGCCGAATACCTGGAGAAGGGCTGA
- a CDS encoding LamG-like jellyroll fold domain-containing protein, translating to MPGAGRSRRPVALLLALLLPLTAVAAVRTPAAAAAPATRCPDSAPDETAAVRAAAACHGQVEVASARGEKVQVLANPNGSFTARSAAVVQRVRDARGRWVAPDPTLHRTVEGRLVPAATSLAISFSGGGTGPAATIGKGSAEVSLHWPTALPAPRIAGPRATYPDVLPGVDLVLTAGVEGYSELLVVRDARAAANPALATVRFRTTARGLRLRQGRAGDVTAVDDAGSVLFGSGTPAMWDSSTPGDRAAGPNLGSRLVRPGARSGAMPVRLAGADLVIRPDLTMLRAKATRFPVYIDPALGKSAWTMINSTFPSQSYWSYDRQDCPDPYGSIQCAKVGYTTVPQSMIYRSLFAFGIGTLLHKHVQDAKLSMDTVYSYTNTDYGTQVRVTGGISSGTTWSNNAGSWGAVVATANSHAHDRVRRRTEWGVTGAVQKAAGGTNGTLTFGLRAVDESDKNHWKKFDAGTALLTVIYNSYPNAPDNLSVANGPCRTGTARPYVRTLTPALSARLTDPDGTARLLKGTFYWWKLSGGSRNGTDSVAQGSVVAGQYAHVTIPAGRLTDGGIYVVQAITYDGIDSGQYSTTCEFQVDVTPPGAPSGVTSTTYPNDGQAHGGVGTAGSFTFKPPTTVPADFDGYAYTLDPGVSAASATQVTAGATDHTATVSLTPVVDQTYNLRVWSRDKAGNFSTSPYTYTFSVRAGTGPDARWMFDDQAGTDISAHGNTLTVTGGSWVAGRGSFGKALLLDGTAAYAATGGPITTRDPQTGGPVTVHSNRSFSVATTVRLDSTAGSGQRVIVAQDGSRTSPFLLSYSVTDKKWRFAVAGSDADAPATVAVLSNTTVATGVWTRLLATYDGTTHALKLYVNGVLQTATATGTTFDATGPVTVGRGRWAGAPAAYFPGAVDDVRVYGRAVLSTESEFTLLQLPNPPIVTTPGGTTAYVGQSLSAVLSAGGDPAVTKVQYQLGVSGTVTTVALPTAGGQTTVSLTGTTVGTPMLLVQGIDTAGAKSPVTSTLLTFKEAPALTGQVVDAITDAPLAGITVELNPGNLTRTTSATGTYSFTGIAAGTYEVTATNGGNGCAGEIATTEVDLDRVVTIDLRLAPESDVYGYTCKTTPNTPFVAGTTKLSVLNLAQIALPFPLPYYGRTYSAAWVSPYGAVTFKDPGDTIPFRAVSLPDRAKAPHAAVFPFWDDVYVDSQSSIWTATTGSGAGQRFLVEWRNVTFYNSSARFSFEVQFAPDGNITFSYSGATDDRSKGGSAAVGITSPGGGYGLEYSFQDPVLTSGTAVTFVAPADPWPLSYGSLSGTVLRDGHPVRQAQLVLGQEVATSDDLGHYSFGDLEWGTYGVEANQACDAANAPNVEVDGDVTLDLPLTTYVDDYGYSCTWEQEAWIPGDTVVPGGAGDVTLPFAFPFYGGHWTSAYVCPGQLWNDSPADGSAGGEIEFWPGGNRIYDAQSSTLTAVVGTAPNRQFVIEARNYSFEERPDVRLSWETILGEDGTVKMIFKDPPDPSVMPYIAAIYLHPYDHDARWFEDNGEGFPTGKSVVIHPPVTP from the coding sequence GTGCCCGGAGCGGGCCGGTCCCGACGTCCGGTCGCCCTGCTGCTCGCCCTCCTGCTGCCGCTGACGGCCGTGGCGGCGGTACGGACACCGGCCGCAGCGGCGGCCCCCGCCACCCGCTGCCCCGACTCGGCCCCGGACGAGACCGCCGCCGTCCGGGCCGCCGCCGCCTGTCACGGTCAGGTCGAGGTGGCGTCGGCCCGCGGCGAGAAGGTGCAGGTCCTCGCCAACCCCAACGGGTCCTTCACGGCCCGCTCGGCCGCCGTGGTCCAGCGGGTCCGGGACGCCCGGGGCCGCTGGGTCGCGCCGGACCCGACCCTGCACCGGACCGTCGAGGGCCGGCTCGTCCCGGCCGCGACCTCGCTGGCGATCTCCTTCTCCGGCGGCGGCACCGGCCCGGCCGCGACCATCGGCAAGGGATCCGCCGAGGTGAGCCTGCACTGGCCGACCGCGCTGCCCGCCCCGAGGATCGCCGGGCCCCGGGCCACCTACCCGGACGTCCTGCCGGGCGTGGACCTGGTGCTCACCGCCGGTGTCGAGGGCTACTCCGAGCTGCTGGTGGTCCGGGACGCCCGGGCCGCCGCCAACCCCGCGCTGGCCACCGTGCGGTTCCGCACCACGGCCCGGGGACTGCGACTGCGCCAGGGCCGGGCGGGCGACGTGACCGCGGTCGACGACGCGGGGAGCGTCCTGTTCGGTTCCGGTACGCCGGCGATGTGGGACTCGTCCACGCCGGGTGACCGGGCGGCCGGCCCCAACCTCGGCAGCCGGCTGGTCCGGCCGGGCGCGCGGAGCGGGGCGATGCCGGTCCGGCTCGCCGGTGCCGACCTGGTGATCCGTCCCGACCTCACCATGCTGCGGGCGAAGGCGACCCGGTTCCCCGTCTACATCGACCCGGCGCTCGGCAAGTCCGCCTGGACGATGATCAACAGCACCTTCCCGAGCCAGTCCTACTGGAGCTACGACCGGCAGGACTGCCCCGATCCGTACGGCAGCATCCAGTGCGCGAAGGTCGGCTACACCACCGTGCCGCAGTCGATGATCTACCGGTCGCTCTTCGCCTTCGGCATCGGCACCCTGCTGCACAAGCACGTGCAGGACGCCAAGCTGTCGATGGACACCGTCTACTCGTACACCAACACCGACTACGGCACCCAGGTGCGGGTCACCGGCGGGATCAGCTCCGGCACCACCTGGTCGAACAACGCCGGCAGCTGGGGCGCGGTGGTCGCCACCGCCAACAGCCACGCCCACGACCGGGTCCGCCGGCGCACCGAGTGGGGCGTCACCGGCGCGGTGCAGAAGGCGGCCGGGGGCACGAACGGCACCCTGACCTTCGGCCTGCGGGCCGTCGACGAGTCCGACAAGAACCACTGGAAGAAGTTCGACGCCGGCACCGCGCTGCTCACCGTCATCTACAACTCGTACCCGAACGCGCCCGACAACCTCAGCGTCGCGAACGGCCCCTGCCGCACCGGCACCGCCCGGCCGTACGTGCGCACGCTCACGCCCGCGCTCTCGGCCCGGCTCACCGACCCGGACGGCACGGCGCGGCTGCTCAAGGGCACGTTCTACTGGTGGAAGCTCAGCGGCGGCAGCCGCAACGGCACCGACTCCGTCGCGCAGGGCTCGGTCGTCGCCGGCCAGTACGCCCACGTGACCATCCCGGCGGGCCGCCTGACCGACGGCGGCATCTACGTGGTGCAGGCCATCACGTACGACGGCATCGACAGCGGGCAGTACTCGACCACCTGCGAGTTCCAGGTCGACGTGACGCCGCCGGGCGCACCGAGCGGGGTCACCTCCACGACGTACCCGAACGACGGCCAGGCGCACGGCGGCGTCGGCACGGCCGGCAGCTTCACCTTCAAGCCGCCGACGACCGTGCCGGCCGACTTCGACGGGTACGCGTACACCCTCGACCCCGGCGTCAGCGCGGCGAGCGCGACCCAGGTGACCGCCGGCGCCACCGACCACACCGCCACGGTCTCCCTCACCCCGGTGGTCGACCAGACCTACAACCTGCGGGTCTGGTCGCGGGACAAGGCGGGCAACTTCTCCACCTCGCCCTACACCTACACCTTCAGTGTGCGGGCCGGCACCGGGCCGGACGCCCGCTGGATGTTCGACGACCAGGCCGGCACCGACATCTCCGCCCATGGCAACACGTTGACCGTGACCGGCGGGAGCTGGGTGGCCGGGCGCGGCAGCTTCGGCAAGGCCCTGCTGCTCGACGGCACCGCCGCGTACGCCGCGACCGGCGGGCCGATCACCACCCGGGACCCGCAGACGGGCGGCCCGGTCACCGTGCACTCCAACCGCAGCTTCAGCGTGGCGACCACGGTGCGGCTGGACAGCACGGCCGGGTCCGGCCAGCGGGTGATCGTGGCCCAGGACGGCAGCCGGACCTCACCGTTCCTGCTCAGCTACAGCGTCACCGACAAGAAGTGGCGCTTCGCGGTGGCCGGCTCCGACGCGGACGCACCCGCGACCGTCGCGGTGCTGTCCAACACGACCGTCGCCACCGGCGTCTGGACTCGGCTGCTCGCCACCTACGACGGCACCACCCACGCGCTCAAGCTCTACGTCAACGGGGTGCTCCAGACGGCCACCGCGACCGGCACCACCTTCGACGCCACCGGGCCGGTCACCGTGGGGCGGGGCCGCTGGGCCGGCGCACCCGCCGCCTACTTCCCGGGCGCGGTCGACGACGTGCGGGTGTACGGGCGGGCGGTGCTCTCCACCGAGTCCGAGTTCACCCTGCTGCAACTGCCGAACCCGCCGATCGTGACCACTCCCGGGGGCACCACCGCGTACGTCGGGCAGAGCCTCTCGGCGGTGCTCAGCGCGGGCGGCGACCCGGCGGTGACCAAGGTGCAGTACCAGCTCGGCGTCTCCGGCACCGTCACCACCGTGGCCCTGCCCACGGCAGGCGGGCAGACCACGGTCAGCCTCACCGGGACCACGGTGGGCACACCGATGCTGCTGGTGCAGGGCATCGACACGGCGGGCGCGAAGTCCCCGGTCACCTCCACGCTGCTGACCTTCAAGGAGGCCCCGGCGCTCACCGGACAGGTGGTCGACGCGATCACCGACGCGCCGCTGGCCGGGATCACGGTGGAACTGAACCCCGGGAACCTGACCCGGACCACCAGCGCGACCGGGACGTACAGCTTCACCGGCATCGCCGCCGGCACCTACGAGGTGACCGCGACCAACGGCGGGAACGGCTGTGCGGGCGAGATCGCCACCACCGAGGTGGACCTCGACCGGGTGGTGACCATCGACCTGAGGCTCGCGCCGGAGTCGGACGTCTACGGCTACACCTGCAAGACCACGCCGAACACCCCGTTCGTGGCGGGCACGACCAAGCTGAGCGTGCTGAACCTCGCGCAGATCGCGTTGCCCTTCCCGCTGCCGTACTACGGCCGGACGTACAGCGCCGCCTGGGTGTCGCCGTACGGTGCGGTGACGTTCAAGGACCCGGGGGACACGATTCCCTTCCGGGCGGTCAGCCTTCCGGATCGCGCCAAGGCGCCGCACGCGGCGGTCTTCCCGTTCTGGGACGACGTCTACGTCGACTCCCAGTCGAGCATCTGGACCGCGACGACAGGTAGCGGCGCTGGGCAGCGGTTCCTGGTGGAGTGGCGCAACGTCACGTTCTACAACTCGTCCGCCCGCTTCAGCTTCGAGGTGCAGTTCGCGCCCGATGGCAACATCACGTTCAGCTACTCAGGAGCGACGGACGACAGGTCCAAGGGGGGCAGCGCGGCGGTCGGTATCACCAGTCCCGGCGGCGGGTACGGCCTCGAGTACTCCTTCCAGGATCCGGTGCTCACGTCCGGCACGGCGGTGACGTTCGTCGCGCCGGCCGACCCGTGGCCCCTCTCGTACGGCTCGCTGTCCGGAACCGTCCTTCGCGACGGTCACCCCGTCCGGCAGGCCCAGTTGGTGCTCGGTCAGGAGGTCGCCACCTCTGACGACCTCGGCCACTATTCGTTCGGCGACCTCGAATGGGGCACGTACGGCGTGGAGGCGAACCAGGCGTGCGATGCCGCCAACGCGCCGAACGTCGAGGTCGACGGCGACGTCACCCTCGATCTCCCGCTCACCACCTATGTCGACGACTACGGCTATTCCTGCACCTGGGAGCAGGAGGCGTGGATCCCGGGCGACACGGTGGTGCCCGGCGGCGCCGGTGACGTCACCCTTCCCTTCGCCTTCCCGTTCTACGGCGGGCACTGGACGTCGGCGTACGTGTGCCCGGGACAGCTGTGGAACGACAGCCCCGCCGACGGGTCCGCGGGTGGCGAGATCGAATTCTGGCCGGGCGGCAACCGCATCTACGACGCGCAGTCCAGCACCCTGACCGCCGTGGTGGGCACTGCCCCCAACCGGCAGTTCGTGATCGAGGCCCGCAACTACTCCTTCGAGGAGCGGCCGGACGTGCGCCTGAGCTGGGAGACGATTCTCGGTGAGGACGGCACGGTGAAGATGATCTTCAAGGATCCCCCCGACCCGTCAGTGATGCCCTACATAGCGGCGATCTACCTGCACCCGTACGACCATGACGCCCGGTGGTTCGAAGACAACGGCGAAGGTTTCCCGACCGGGAAGTCGGTCGTGATCCATCCGCCGGTGACCCCCTGA